The Candidatus Palauibacter scopulicola genome includes a window with the following:
- the bla gene encoding class A beta-lactamase yields the protein MRVRTRHSFTRLAATTLAIGILATVPLAAQSVTPEGDPGLGRLLAEIERLAPSSGGTVGVGAVHIETGRAVWFNEDERFPMASTYKVPIAVQLLSRVDRGEISLADMVELEPADIHPGSGTISNLFDDPGVALSLRNLMELMLLISDNSATDLTLTAAGGPDAVNARMAELQVDGLSVDRPTSSLIGDYSGVDTPADGRISMSEFRGRAADVSAAERAAAREAFSTDARDTSTPRAMAHLLAMTWAGKALGSKNTEVFKDVMLRVQTGTGRIKGVLPPGTPVGHKTGTIGGTTNDVGYIYLPDGAGHVITVVFVKDSERSVPAREATIAQISRAIYDYFLFNPGTPADPAADRANPRYGVWKLRSNAPAPAINVMTYEPWGDGGMKITVESTNARGGEAKWSYDTMFDGEFRPVTGRDGVETAVEVVDRYTNRITSRRDGQVTQVIINVLSEDGNRIDNEYRSTDADGNERVSHAVYERIGG from the coding sequence ATGCGCGTCCGGACACGACATTCGTTCACGAGACTTGCCGCGACGACGTTGGCCATCGGGATTCTGGCCACCGTCCCGCTCGCGGCGCAGTCCGTCACGCCCGAGGGGGACCCAGGCCTCGGCCGTCTCCTGGCGGAGATCGAACGCCTGGCGCCGAGCAGCGGTGGCACGGTGGGCGTGGGCGCCGTCCACATCGAGACGGGCCGCGCGGTGTGGTTCAACGAGGACGAGCGCTTCCCCATGGCCTCGACCTACAAGGTCCCGATTGCGGTGCAACTCCTGTCCCGGGTCGACCGCGGCGAGATCTCGCTGGCGGACATGGTCGAACTCGAACCCGCGGACATCCATCCGGGCAGCGGCACGATCTCGAACCTGTTCGACGACCCCGGCGTGGCGCTCTCGCTCCGGAACCTGATGGAACTGATGCTCCTCATCTCCGACAACAGCGCGACGGACCTCACCCTCACGGCAGCCGGCGGACCCGACGCGGTGAACGCGCGCATGGCGGAACTGCAGGTCGACGGGCTGAGCGTGGACCGGCCGACCTCGTCGCTGATCGGAGACTATTCCGGCGTCGACACGCCCGCGGACGGCCGCATCTCGATGTCGGAGTTCCGGGGACGGGCCGCCGACGTGTCGGCAGCCGAGCGCGCGGCGGCGCGGGAGGCCTTCTCGACCGATGCGCGCGACACGTCCACGCCCCGCGCGATGGCACACTTGCTGGCCATGACCTGGGCGGGGAAGGCGCTGGGCTCGAAGAACACGGAGGTCTTCAAAGACGTCATGCTGCGGGTCCAGACGGGCACCGGCCGCATCAAGGGCGTGCTGCCGCCCGGCACGCCGGTCGGCCATAAGACGGGGACGATCGGCGGGACCACCAACGACGTCGGGTACATCTACCTTCCGGACGGGGCCGGGCACGTCATCACGGTCGTGTTCGTCAAGGACTCGGAGCGTTCGGTCCCGGCGCGCGAGGCGACGATCGCCCAGATCTCGCGCGCGATCTACGACTACTTCCTGTTCAACCCGGGGACCCCGGCGGATCCGGCCGCGGACCGCGCCAACCCCCGCTACGGCGTGTGGAAGCTGCGCTCCAACGCGCCGGCCCCGGCGATCAACGTCATGACGTACGAGCCGTGGGGAGACGGGGGGATGAAGATCACCGTGGAGTCGACGAACGCCCGCGGCGGCGAAGCGAAGTGGAGCTACGATACCATGTTCGATGGCGAATTCCGGCCCGTGACGGGACGGGACGGGGTCGAGACGGCGGTGGAGGTCGTCGACCGTTACACGAACCGGATCACGAGCCGGCGGGACGGCCAGGTCACGCAGGTCATCATCAACGTCCTGTCCGAGGACGGGAACCGGATCGACAACGAGTACCGGAGCACGGACGCGGACGGGAACGAGCGCGTCTCGCACGCGGTGTACGAGCGCATCGGCGGCTGA
- a CDS encoding amidase, which translates to MSARTSIAIRLALSFALAFALAFAAAPLPLHAQAFAVEETTVAEVHAAFQSGDLTCEGLVASYLARIEAYDKQGPRLNAIAVVNPRAVEEARTLDAAFASGGLTGPLHCIPVLLKDQVETTDMPTTYGSALFAGYMSERDGTIVTRMKEAGALIIAKTNMGEFASRYVGSGFGIIRNAYDTGRNPSGSSGGTGSGVAANLGLIGIGEDTGGSIRGPAAVASLVGLRPTLPLVSRFGMMPANPTTDTMGPMTRTVMDAAILLDVIAGYDPNDPVTAYSVGQVPDSYAAGLDAGALADARIGVIREPMDRSVDTSSEGFRQVRARMEVAIGALRDLGAEVFDVAIPGIERVSTIFGANSYETEEVTDAYLAELRDPPYRTLASILLSGRVNPWRAAGMADLLGKTTRDPGYLEYLLARDQVREDVIATMAEHDLDAFVYATFDHPPAPIADDVETNPAPNDRYALGDNRSLSPLTGFPALTVPAGFTDDGLPVGLEFLGRPFTEAMLLGFGYAYEQATNHRRPPPPAPPLDR; encoded by the coding sequence ATGTCTGCTCGAACGTCGATCGCAATCCGGTTGGCCCTCTCATTCGCCCTCGCGTTCGCCCTCGCGTTCGCGGCGGCCCCCCTCCCGCTCCACGCGCAGGCATTCGCGGTCGAAGAGACCACGGTCGCGGAGGTCCACGCGGCCTTCCAATCGGGCGATCTCACGTGCGAGGGCCTGGTTGCGAGCTACCTGGCGCGCATCGAGGCCTACGACAAACAGGGGCCGCGGCTCAACGCGATCGCCGTCGTCAACCCGCGAGCCGTCGAGGAAGCCCGGACCCTCGACGCCGCCTTCGCCTCCGGCGGCCTCACCGGGCCGCTGCACTGCATCCCCGTCCTCCTCAAGGATCAGGTCGAGACGACCGACATGCCGACGACCTACGGGTCGGCGCTCTTCGCGGGCTACATGTCGGAGCGGGACGGCACCATCGTCACGCGGATGAAGGAGGCGGGCGCCCTCATCATCGCGAAGACGAACATGGGGGAGTTCGCCTCGCGCTACGTGGGGTCCGGGTTCGGGATCATCCGCAACGCGTACGACACGGGGCGGAACCCGAGCGGTTCCTCCGGCGGCACCGGCTCCGGCGTGGCGGCGAATCTCGGCCTCATCGGCATCGGCGAAGACACGGGAGGCTCCATCCGGGGTCCGGCGGCCGTCGCCTCGCTCGTCGGCCTCCGTCCCACGCTTCCGCTCGTGAGCCGGTTCGGGATGATGCCCGCCAACCCCACGACCGACACGATGGGTCCGATGACCCGCACCGTGATGGACGCGGCCATCCTCCTCGACGTCATCGCCGGCTACGACCCCAACGACCCGGTGACCGCGTACTCCGTGGGACAGGTCCCGGACTCCTACGCGGCCGGACTCGACGCGGGGGCGCTGGCGGACGCCCGGATCGGCGTCATCCGCGAGCCGATGGACCGCTCCGTGGACACATCATCGGAAGGGTTCCGGCAGGTGCGCGCCCGGATGGAGGTGGCGATCGGCGCTCTCCGCGACCTGGGGGCCGAAGTATTCGACGTCGCCATCCCCGGGATCGAGCGGGTAAGCACCATCTTCGGCGCCAACTCCTACGAGACCGAGGAGGTGACGGACGCCTACCTCGCCGAACTCCGCGACCCGCCGTACCGCACGCTGGCCTCGATTCTCCTCTCCGGGCGCGTCAACCCGTGGCGGGCCGCCGGCATGGCCGATCTCCTGGGGAAGACGACCCGCGACCCCGGTTATCTCGAATACCTGCTCGCGCGTGACCAGGTCCGGGAGGATGTCATCGCGACGATGGCGGAGCACGATCTCGACGCCTTCGTCTACGCCACCTTCGACCATCCGCCGGCCCCGATCGCCGACGATGTGGAGACGAATCCCGCCCCGAACGACCGCTACGCCCTCGGCGACAACCGCTCGCTGAGCCCGCTGACCGGCTTCCCGGCGCTCACGGTGCCCGCCGGATTCACGGACGACGGCCTCCCGGTGGGTCTCGAGTTTCTCGGCCGCCCCTTCACGGAGGCGATGCTCCTCGGCTTCGGCTACGCCTACGAGCAGGCGACAAACCACCGCCGCCCGCCGCCCCCCGCCCCGCCCCTCGATCGTTGA
- a CDS encoding ArgE/DapE family deacylase, with protein MRADGGVLKREERRAAEAVDAGRLFALLADLIAIESVANCETPAQERVAAEMRAIGLETDVWEIDFERLRRHPAYTADVQRHEGLGVVGTMGRGEGRTLILNGHVDVVPAGELERWTHPPFELTKRDGRLFGRGVVDMKGQLCGALAAARALRDADIELDGALQIQSVIGEEDGGAGTLATIERGHSGDGAIVVEPTEFVIAPAQAGALSFRLTVPGLAAHGALREEGVDPVEKFIPIFQRLRALEADRNRDVAEPLFRGEALPYALTMGRLRAGIWPSTVAESLVVEGRYGVAPGEDLARARRALEDAVAEAASGDAWLRDHPPTVEWVGAQFAPARTDARDPVVSTLAGAARAFGGPAPRVGGVRYGADMRLLVNHGQVPTVLFGPGDVREAHRPDESIRAADLVELARILAVTAIRFCRTGAG; from the coding sequence GTGCGCGCTGACGGCGGCGTGCTGAAGCGCGAGGAACGCCGCGCCGCGGAGGCGGTGGACGCGGGCCGGCTCTTCGCGCTCCTTGCCGACCTGATCGCGATCGAGAGCGTCGCGAACTGCGAGACGCCTGCCCAGGAGCGGGTCGCCGCCGAGATGCGTGCCATCGGTCTCGAGACGGACGTGTGGGAGATCGACTTCGAGCGCCTGCGCCGGCACCCCGCCTATACCGCCGACGTGCAGCGGCACGAAGGCCTTGGCGTGGTCGGGACCATGGGACGCGGCGAGGGCCGCACGCTGATCCTGAACGGCCACGTCGATGTCGTCCCCGCCGGCGAGCTCGAGCGCTGGACGCACCCGCCCTTCGAACTCACGAAGCGCGACGGGCGCCTGTTCGGGCGCGGGGTCGTGGACATGAAGGGGCAGCTTTGCGGCGCGCTGGCGGCGGCGCGGGCGCTGCGCGACGCCGACATCGAACTGGACGGCGCCCTGCAGATCCAGAGCGTGATCGGCGAGGAGGACGGGGGCGCCGGGACGCTGGCGACGATCGAGCGCGGGCACAGCGGCGACGGAGCGATCGTCGTCGAGCCGACGGAGTTCGTCATCGCGCCCGCGCAGGCCGGCGCGCTCAGCTTCCGGCTCACCGTCCCCGGGCTCGCGGCGCACGGGGCGTTGCGGGAAGAGGGTGTGGACCCGGTCGAGAAGTTCATCCCGATCTTCCAGCGGCTCCGGGCCCTCGAAGCGGATCGGAACCGCGACGTGGCCGAGCCGCTGTTCCGCGGGGAAGCGCTGCCGTACGCCCTCACCATGGGACGGCTCCGGGCGGGCATCTGGCCCTCGACCGTGGCCGAGAGCCTCGTCGTGGAGGGGCGCTACGGCGTCGCGCCCGGGGAGGACCTGGCCAGGGCGCGCCGCGCGCTGGAGGACGCCGTGGCCGAGGCCGCGTCCGGTGACGCCTGGCTGCGCGACCACCCGCCCACTGTCGAGTGGGTCGGGGCGCAGTTCGCCCCCGCCCGGACGGACGCGCGCGACCCTGTCGTGAGCACGCTGGCCGGCGCCGCGCGGGCGTTCGGCGGCCCGGCGCCTCGCGTCGGGGGCGTGCGTTACGGCGCGGACATGCGGCTCCTCGTCAACCACGGCCAAGTGCCCACCGTGCTCTTCGGCCCCGGCGATGTCCGCGAGGCCCACCGCCCCGACGAGAGCATCCGCGCCGCCGACCTCGTCGAACTCGCCCGCATCCTCGCCGTCACCGCCATCCGCTTCTGCCGGACCGGAGCGGGCTGA
- a CDS encoding type II toxin-antitoxin system VapC family toxin, with protein sequence MIFVDTNVFMYHVGGEHPLRDEARELVARSLQRSQRLVTSAEVLQELIHVYMRSGKTEPNLADAFTLAQSCLADVWPVERADVELARNLLVQHPELGARDLVHLSSCIRREPDDLMTFDRALAAAWRSRSPR encoded by the coding sequence GTGATCTTCGTAGACACGAACGTCTTCATGTATCACGTCGGAGGCGAGCACCCACTGCGCGACGAGGCGCGGGAGCTCGTCGCTCGATCGTTGCAGCGTTCCCAGAGGCTCGTGACCTCCGCGGAGGTGCTCCAGGAGTTGATCCACGTCTACATGCGCTCTGGGAAGACAGAGCCCAACCTCGCGGACGCGTTCACCTTGGCGCAGAGCTGTCTGGCCGACGTGTGGCCGGTCGAGAGAGCAGATGTCGAGCTAGCCCGCAATCTGTTGGTCCAGCACCCGGAACTTGGGGCGCGAGACCTCGTTCATCTTTCCTCCTGCATCCGGCGGGAGCCCGACGACCTCATGACGTTCGACCGGGCGCTGGCCGCGGCCTGGCGTTCCCGGTCGCCCCGGTAG
- a CDS encoding PIN domain-containing protein: MSRYCLDTSAYSRLRRGNERIAHLLDAAIWVGVPTVTLGELRFGFLGGAHRTRNETELSEFLGAPPVEVVAVDDAVARCYAEIVADLKRAGTPIPTNDAWIAACAAHTGSTVLTSDGHFEQIARIGTLLVA, encoded by the coding sequence ATGAGCCGCTACTGCCTGGACACCTCGGCCTACAGCCGCCTGCGGAGGGGTAACGAGCGAATCGCGCATCTCCTGGATGCGGCCATCTGGGTGGGCGTGCCGACCGTAACGCTCGGGGAACTCCGGTTCGGTTTCCTGGGTGGCGCTCACAGGACGCGCAACGAGACCGAGTTGTCGGAGTTTCTCGGGGCGCCACCGGTCGAGGTGGTGGCGGTCGACGACGCGGTAGCCCGTTGTTACGCCGAGATCGTGGCCGACCTGAAGCGGGCGGGGACACCGATCCCGACCAACGACGCGTGGATCGCGGCCTGCGCGGCCCACACGGGGTCCACCGTATTGACCAGCGATGGACACTTCGAGCAGATCGCCAGGATCGGCACGTTGCTCGTGGCCTGA